A portion of the Longimicrobiaceae bacterium genome contains these proteins:
- a CDS encoding DUF3179 domain-containing protein yields MRILKLALLAALTWSTAVCDAQTRTDTAVTRLAGAERWKTDFSRRAVPLHEIVSGGPPRDGIPPIDRPRFETVRAGNRWLTDRDPVMVVEHGGQVRAYPLAILIWHEIVNDVVGGLPVAVTFCPLCNTALVFDRRAAGRLLDFGTTGRLRHSDLVMYDRQTETWWQQATGQAIVGTLVGTRLRAVPQTTMAWKTARETHPGLRVLSRETGHDRPYGRNPYVGYDDRASSPMARFFNRDTDPRLAAMERVVAVDAGAGWAVSFEHLARERVVNATMEGTPFVVLWQPGAASALDRGKVAEGRDVGQTAVYDRRLGGRTLTFRAVSGGFEDRETRSRWDLAGRAVGGPLKGRRLRAVPHGNHFWFAWVVFRPETRLWEP; encoded by the coding sequence GTGAGGATCCTGAAGCTGGCCCTGCTCGCGGCGCTCACCTGGAGCACGGCCGTGTGCGACGCCCAGACCCGGACCGACACCGCCGTCACGCGCCTGGCGGGCGCGGAGCGGTGGAAGACGGACTTTTCGCGGCGGGCGGTCCCGCTGCACGAGATCGTCTCCGGCGGTCCGCCGCGGGACGGCATCCCCCCGATCGACCGGCCCCGCTTCGAGACGGTCCGCGCCGGGAACCGCTGGCTGACCGACCGAGATCCGGTGATGGTGGTCGAGCACGGCGGCCAGGTGAGGGCCTACCCGCTCGCCATCCTGATCTGGCACGAGATCGTCAACGACGTGGTCGGGGGCCTCCCCGTGGCGGTCACCTTCTGCCCGCTGTGCAACACCGCCCTCGTGTTCGACCGGCGCGCCGCGGGCAGGCTCCTGGACTTCGGGACCACGGGGCGGCTCCGCCACTCGGACCTGGTGATGTACGACCGGCAGACCGAGACCTGGTGGCAGCAGGCCACGGGACAGGCCATCGTGGGCACGCTGGTCGGCACCAGGCTCCGCGCCGTGCCCCAGACGACCATGGCCTGGAAGACCGCCCGCGAGACGCACCCCGGGCTGCGGGTGCTGTCGCGCGAAACGGGCCACGACCGGCCTTACGGCCGCAACCCGTACGTGGGGTACGACGACCGCGCCAGCTCGCCGATGGCCCGGTTCTTCAACCGCGACACCGATCCGCGGCTGGCGGCGATGGAACGGGTGGTCGCGGTCGACGCAGGGGCGGGGTGGGCGGTGTCGTTCGAGCACCTCGCGCGCGAGCGCGTGGTCAACGCCACCATGGAGGGTACGCCCTTCGTCGTCCTCTGGCAGCCCGGCGCGGCGAGCGCGCTGGACCGCGGCAAGGTGGCGGAGGGGCGCGACGTGGGGCAGACCGCCGTGTACGACCGCCGTCTCGGCGGACGCACGCTCACCTTCCGGGCGGTGAGCGGCGGATTCGAGGACCGTGAGACCCGGAGCCGGTGGGACCTGGCGGGACGGGCCGTCGGCGGCCCGCTGAAGGGGCGGCGGCTCCGCGCGGTGCCGCACGGAAACCACTTCTGGTTCGCCTGGG